A window of Salvia splendens isolate huo1 chromosome 8, SspV2, whole genome shotgun sequence genomic DNA:
GGGGAAACAACCCTTGTTATATAAGAGCTTCATTGTGTTTCATTGTTTTATTGCCATGTAGGGAAGCTATTGTGTACGATGACCATTTCAAGCAGACCGAGCAGAGTGAGTTCCTGTCGTTAGCACCGTTCAAATCAGTAAGCCCCGGCATTGTAGACACATGGAGCTCTTATTTGAATAAATTGGAGAAACTGAAGGCGCCAGAAACGGTTGCATGAATATTTTTCTCCACAAGGCCATGCGTGAGTTTATCATTTGTGTACAACATTTACTCAATATACGTACAACTGCAAAGTAAGCAATTgcgttaaaaataaaaattgcagaCACAGTCAGTGGTAGACACACCCACAGGATGGGATGAGGAGAGGCAATTTGCTTCTTTCTGGACCATCTTTTTCGAGGACGCACTTGGAGCAGGATACAACAAGTTGGATAAACTCGAAATGGTGAGTttgatttcaaaaatttatgGCTGATATTCAGTTGTATAGTACACAATACAAGATATTTTAATGTGTTCTTCATTACATAGTTATTCTTCCCCATCTGGGGTGAATGACATCAGTACGTGGTCTGTTTTGATGTCACGGATGGAAAGATGAATATAATAGACCACAGCCTTGCTGAATCTCATGCATCGTTCGGCGACAAATATGGACACACACCCTCTCTGCTGGTACGTAATGCGCTTAATCGGTTTTGATGCATATTATCACAAAAAACTTCTATAATGCAAATGTAAAAGACAATTTCTATTTGTTGCAGAGGAAGTTCGTGGGTGCTGCACTGGACAAATGCAAAGAAACAAAAATGGCCGATCGCGTACGAAGCTGCACTACTAATGTGGTCTCAATGCCGTGGAGGAACAACGCGGTCACAATGGAGAACGGTGTGTACGTAATGCGCCACATGGAAACGTACTTTGGGGAGAAAGAAAAGGATTGGGATTGCGGGCTGAGTGCAAAAGGAACAAAAGGCTTAGAGATGTGTAGAATCAAGATTGCACGGACGCTCCTTACCTGTGCGCACAATACCCGAGGTTCTGCAAACCAAAATAAAGCGACAAAGTATTGGAAGGAGAAACCTGCAAAGTTCAATTTCGAGAAGTGGGTTGAAAATTATGGTCTGTAGCGAGTGATGGTTTTGCATATAGGTTGCTGGGGGTTAACGAAATCCTTTACTTGGTGGTTGACTTGTGAATTTGATACTGAAGTTTTGTTGCACCATTAAGATGCGTGTTAGTAGTTCACAATGTTTTTGGGAATAAGTAGTATGAATGGATTACAAGTAATTATTCAAACTTATAATACGTGCATTACTTTTATTTCTTTGTGCATTATTGTTAAAGATGATTGCATTATTTAGTAATAATGCATATCACATCCCACATAATGTAAATGACACGATACATTGTGCATCTTGTACAACAAACAACGCACAAATACATTATACAGTACCATAAGCTAGGATCCTTAATGTATTCCACGTTATGCAAAATAACACAGTATATAATGCACGGTATAacacaaataatgcacttattcaGAAATATATTATGTGCAGTACGTTTGTTTATGTAGTGCATTATGAATACTTATTAAaccattatttaaaatatattatgcattatgagactTATCCTGTTTATATGCGTAAGTTGGTTTTGTGTAGTCCTTTACAGGCGACTAATTGTTTACTGTCTTACGTACTTTTGTATTTGGGAAATTACATTTATCCGGGTTATTTGTGCATTATGTAACTAAAAGCGTGCATTATGCATCAACAAATGTTCATTATTTTGCAGGCAGTAGGGAACAAATGTATCCATGGCGTCATTGAGTtaactacacacatatatacagtaCTCAACTTATATACAATCCAATAATTAACCAACAAATTCTACTAATGCAACAACCACCTGTTTCGACATATAACAGTACGTCTACAAATTTGAACATCAATACTAATAGAGCCCAAACAAAAGCTGTGATGCGCTATTTAAATAACATAACTCAAGCTGTTCTTTTACCCTTGCGCACATCTTTCTCCATTGTCATCTCTTTGAGCAGTGGACAGTTCCTGGAGTCGTGATGACCCATCTCATCGCACGCCTTACACCGTCTAAGAGGCCTTGTCGCATCCTTtatagccttctctctctttgAAATCAGACGACTCGCAGAGCTGCTGGCGTGACCTTTCGTCTTCACGACATCCGGAGAATGAACCGCAACAGATTCAGGCCTTACCATTCCATAAAACTCTTCAACCATACGCCTCTTCTCAGCAGCTGAGGTTGCCGGAGTACCAGTTTGAAGAGAGTTACCAAGTTCTTCAACGCCACCTACAAATGCACGTAATACATCGATGTCGGTCTCAAACCGTCTAAGAAAACCATAAAACATCGAAATCACCTGCTTAGACACAGTTTGCCTATCGTCAGAGAAGGAATGGGTATGCACGGGATCCTGCAACTCCCCATGTACAGCCTTGGCTAAGGGAGTCTTCATCCATCGGCTGTCACAGTATTTATCCGGGATTTTTTTCACCTTATTGTTCCGAAACAAGAAAAATATATGACTGCACAAATAACCATGCCGACCAAATAGTTTGCATTCGCACGAGTAAGTATCATCAGTCTTGTCATGACGAACAAAGTATGCATTACGCTTGCTATCGCCAAGCTTGTATGTGTCAACCGTTTCTCCGGACATAAAACCCAGCACACGACATCTGTCATTACCCTCCACAATTTCTTGTTGTATTTTCTTGAACATACTATCGGTAAACAACGTAGAAGCATGTTTCTCGAACGGCAGAGTAGTTGCTAGTATGGGTATGGTAGTGGCATCGTGGTAGTCTAAAGCTGTTCTACTGTTCCGCTGAAAATCTATGGCATGGTTGAAATTCAAGTAGAATTCGGCTATGTTAGCTCGGGGCTTCAGAAAATTTTTGTAAAAACTGTTCTCTGATTCAGATATGGACGTAGTCCTAATCATTGATCCCATAGGAAAATCCCTGAAATACGCCGGTATCCAGTACTTCCTATACGCATACAATGTGTTGAACCAGTCGATGTCCTCTAGCTGATGATGTTCGACCAATCTATTCCACTCCTCCTCGAATTCGTCCGGCTCAAGTAGGTCCGACCAAACACAAGCGTTAAATTCCTTTTTGAACTCGCCGTCCCGCAACAATCTGTTTGGTACCTTGACAGCCAGCTTATGCATTATATGCCACATACACCAACGGTGGCGTGTGCCAACTAGGACCTCTTCAATCGCTGACCTCATACCCAAATCTTGATCGGTCATAATCATCCTGGGTGCTACACCCATACAATCTACAAAATGTCTGAACAACCAAGCAAAAGCCCCGATTTTCTCGCTGCACACCAATCCGGCCGCAAATGTCACAGGACTACCATGATTATCCTTTCCAGTGAAAGGGGTGAAGATCATACAGTACCTGAATAAATCGTATTAACATGGCATCAGAGAATGTAAACAGATCATAATGCAATGTGCCGGATTGAATAATGCAAAGTGTGGTGGTGAATAATGCATTGAGGTACAGTAATATTGTATGATCATATATCATATAG
This region includes:
- the LOC121745981 gene encoding protein FAR1-RELATED SEQUENCE 5-like; translated protein: MKPVVGQKFQSLDFAFACYEVYARAVGFDTRKQAMRKVDDVTTWYRVVCNREGRKKGDEDDQLNARSGFTIKRRKLSKRCGCTASISFRFFSEDCLSGYIIEEFNEIHNHHMVETEHQQFMSSNRKLDDVHHKFILDCSKANIGPTVTFKVLKEILGGFDLVGCTVGDIRNASRDIKAYAQGFDVQMVLDDMAKKKELSEAFTYHYEVNESDQLVALFWCDGLMKQNYHMFGDIVSFDSAYNTNRYCMIFTPFTGKDNHGSPVTFAAGLVCSEKIGAFAWLFRHFVDCMGVAPRMIMTDQDLGMRSAIEEVLVGTRHRWCMWHIMHKLAVKVPNRLLRDGEFKKEFNACVWSDLLEPDEFEEEWNRLVEHHQLEDIDWFNTLYAYRKYWIPAYFRDFPMGSMIRTTSISESENSFYKNFLKPRANIAEFYLNFNHAIDFQRNSRTALDYHDATTIPILATTLPFEKHASTLFTDSMFKKIQQEIVEGNDRCRVLGFMSGETVDTYKLGDSKRNAYFVRHDKTDDTYSCECKLFGRHGYLCSHIFFLFRNNKVKKIPDKYCDSRWMKTPLAKAVHGELQDPVHTHSFSDDRQTVSKQVISMFYGFLRRFETDIDVLRAFVGGVEELGNSLQTGTPATSAAEKRRMVEEFYGMVRPESVAVHSPDVVKTKGHASSSASRLISKREKAIKDATRPLRRCKACDEMGHHDSRNCPLLKEMTMEKDVRKGKRTA